The segment GTTTCTGCCGGCATCGATTCGGGTTGTTCCTCGGCGTTCGGTGCCGTCATCGAAGTCGGAGGCGTCATGGCTGTGCCGTCATCCTTGATCGCCAGGACATAGGGGCGGTCAACAACCCATTGCTCATGGACCACCCTAAGTGATTTTGGGCGATTTTCCCAGCTGTCCCAATATTTGCGTTGTATGCCCAGAACCAGTTTGGGTTCTTCGGCCGTCATGCGCTCAATAAGGGGCAGGTCCTGGGTCTCGAGGATGTTGTGGCCGCAGTAGTAGGTGTAGACCCCGGAGTATATCTTGTAGGCCACGGGGGTGTATCCCTGATCGATGTATTCACCCATGAGTTCGCCTTGGGCTTTGGGGCTCATGGCCCTGTCCAGGGACGGCAGGGTAATCAACATCAGCGGCTGCACCCAGATCGTGACCAGCAGTCCCAGAGTCAGCAGGGCGGCGGGCGGTGACAGCCTGCGTCCGAACCACAAGACTGCTGCGGCAAGGGCCGATGCCAGAGCCACCCACCACAGGCCTTCGATACTGATGGGCCATTGGTGGAAGAAGTTGCCAAAGGGCAGGGTCACGGCAACAAAGGCAAAGAGTCCTCCCGTCCAGATCATGAATCGGGTGGCCTTGTCCTGCTCCAGATTCAAAAAGGCTCGGGCAATGAGTAGGGCCAGAGGCGGGAATAGCGGCATCAGGTAAACGATGATCTTGGTGGACAGGCTGCTCAGCAGCAGGAAACCGGATAGCACCTGAACCCAGAGAAAGACGGACCCTGCGGAGTCTTCTTTGCGTGACGCCATTACGCCGGCCCAGAACGAGCCGCTGACAAGCCGTTTCAACGGCAGAGCCACCAACAGGAACGTCCAAGGCAGCAGTGCGGCAGGCAATGTCGCAAAGTAATGCCAGAAGGGCTGCTCGTGGTGCGAGGCATCTACTGCTCGCCTGTAGATCTGCTTGTAGAAAATGTTGTTAACAAGGTCTCTCTCGCCGCCGAACCAGGCCGCTGCGATCCACCCTGCAAGTACCAGTAGGGCGAGGCCGAAACCAATGGCGACATCGCGCCTGAAGAAGCGTTTCAGGTTGCCTCGCCATGCCAGAAACACAAGGCTTGTGAGCAGCGGAAAGACCAGCCCGAGTGGGCCCTTGGTCAGGGTTGCCACCGCAGCCAGCAGGAACCCTGCGCTGGTCAGGCCGGTGGCCCGGTCACGCTCCCAGGCCAGGAACAGGCAGATGTGCGAGGCCGTAATCAGCGAGGCAAACAGCAGGTCCATGCGCGAGTAATGCGTCAGCCCGATGAAATAGAAGCAGGTCAACAGAATCAGCCCGGCTCCAAGGGAGACTTCACGGCCTGCGCGCAGGACAAAGCGGGACAGAGCACAGGTGGCGGTGATGAACATCAGGCCCGAGAGTGCGGCTCCGGCCATGAACAACGCGGGTGTTGGTCCTTTGAAGATGGGCAGCAGCGTTGTCAGAAACCAGAAGTATACGGGCGGTTTGTCCGGGTAGGGAACACCATTCAAGTACATGACCAGCCACTTCTTGGCCTGGATGACGTGCTCGAAGACGTTGGCGTAGCGGATTTCATCGGAAAACCACAGCGCTCTGGAATCCAGTGCAAAGACGGTTTGCAGGACCAATAGGGCCATCAGAAAAAGTAAAGGTGCGAAAGCCAGCACCTTGAATAGACGGGACATGAATTTATCCATGATGGGGTGAATCCTCTCCCCCACCAAACACGTAGGTGGTCCATCCGGCGCACGCGCCGAAGAGCCAACCGAAAAAGACGTCGGTGGGGAAATGCATGTTCAGGTAGACACGGGAAAAACCCATGGCTGCCGCAAAAAGCCCGAGCAGCAGTGTGGTGCGCCAGCGCTTCAGCCAAAGAGCCAGGGCCAGGCATGACCCCATAATTTCCGCCGAGTGCCCCGAAGGCAGTGAATGGTAATGGGGATCGAAGGTCAGGAATCGGTACAGATATTCACCGGTCTCGGGGCGTGGGCGCCCTAGGGCCATTTTTGTCAGATTGACCAGAACAAAGCAGATCAGTAGCTGCACCACGACATAGGTCAGAGTGTAGCGGGTTCGACGTTTGTCATGATGCTTCCAGCCCCGGTAGAGGATGGCGAGGAATGGGATATACAGAATCGGGTTGCCCCAGTCGGTGATGAATCGGATGAGGCTTTGGAAGGACGGGTTCTGCCATTTGTGAATCCTGAATGCGGCGATGGCCTGGGCTTCGGAGTCGAAGACCCACATCAGCACCAGCAGCATACCCAGCAGGGGCAGCGAAACAAGGACGAAGTGTCCGGCTAAAGCGGCATGTCGCATGCGCAGTGTATAGGGGATGGGGCTGCGAGTGGCAAGAGTCGGCTATGGTGCGAATAAGACTTTTCTTTGACGCTGGCTGAGGTATAATCCGAGTGTGTTCTGACTTTGTGATGAGTTGTCTCGGATGGAGCATAGGCCATGAGAGTAATGATTCTGATGCTGATTGCTTTTCTTTTCAGTGGGTTGTGGGTCCAGCATCAAGAGGTGCGCCAGCTGCGCAGCCAGGTGGACGAGCAATCGATCAGGCTGGAAGGACTGGAAGCCGAGTTGCGTTCCCGAGGCGACATCAGTGATTTGTTCACGAGATTCATCGTATCCAACCGCAAAAAAATATTGGACCTGCAACGCACCCGCTCGCTGACGGTGACGGCCTATAGTCCGCGGCTTCAGGAAACGGATTCCACGCCCCATGTCACGGCCAGCAACAAGCCTGTGCGCCAGGGAATTGTGGCTGTATCGCGGGATCTGTTTGATTCGGGCTGGGTGTTTGGCAAGAAAGTCTACATCAAGAATTTCGGGATTTTCACCATCGATGACTTGATGGCAGAGAGCAAGCGCAATCATATCGATATTTTCATGTTCGATACCCAAGCTGCGCTGAGCTTCGGGAAGCAGGTTCTGACTGTCAGCCTTGTGGATATGTAAGGATTATTTTCTGGAACCATCAAGCTTGTAATGCTGATCCATGCGGATCTGCTTGAGATAATCCCGCATCTTGAGGCGTACCCCGAGCCATGCCCCGCAGCCCGCACCGATGATGTTGGCGATAAGGTCCGCCAGTGACGGCTGACGCAAGGGGACGAACGCCTGCGCCACTTCCAGCCCCGCACCGAAAAGAATGACGGCACCAACACCGGTGAATGCTGCACT is part of the Desulfovibrio ferrophilus genome and harbors:
- a CDS encoding phosphatase PAP2 family protein gives rise to the protein MRHAALAGHFVLVSLPLLGMLLVLMWVFDSEAQAIAAFRIHKWQNPSFQSLIRFITDWGNPILYIPFLAILYRGWKHHDKRRTRYTLTYVVVQLLICFVLVNLTKMALGRPRPETGEYLYRFLTFDPHYHSLPSGHSAEIMGSCLALALWLKRWRTTLLLGLFAAAMGFSRVYLNMHFPTDVFFGWLFGACAGWTTYVFGGGEDSPHHG
- a CDS encoding ArnT family glycosyltransferase, whose amino-acid sequence is MDKFMSRLFKVLAFAPLLFLMALLVLQTVFALDSRALWFSDEIRYANVFEHVIQAKKWLVMYLNGVPYPDKPPVYFWFLTTLLPIFKGPTPALFMAGAALSGLMFITATCALSRFVLRAGREVSLGAGLILLTCFYFIGLTHYSRMDLLFASLITASHICLFLAWERDRATGLTSAGFLLAAVATLTKGPLGLVFPLLTSLVFLAWRGNLKRFFRRDVAIGFGLALLVLAGWIAAAWFGGERDLVNNIFYKQIYRRAVDASHHEQPFWHYFATLPAALLPWTFLLVALPLKRLVSGSFWAGVMASRKEDSAGSVFLWVQVLSGFLLLSSLSTKIIVYLMPLFPPLALLIARAFLNLEQDKATRFMIWTGGLFAFVAVTLPFGNFFHQWPISIEGLWWVALASALAAAVLWFGRRLSPPAALLTLGLLVTIWVQPLMLITLPSLDRAMSPKAQGELMGEYIDQGYTPVAYKIYSGVYTYYCGHNILETQDLPLIERMTAEEPKLVLGIQRKYWDSWENRPKSLRVVHEQWVVDRPYVLAIKDDGTAMTPPTSMTAPNAEEQPESMPAETTESTAPASLEQAMPVATSTADTPAMTEPPLGDETTIPQPLPEAGKAEQPTEQ
- a CDS encoding VanZ family protein, which encodes MSSTRPFILTLWAASLAAVAWLSLTPGSDAPSLFPHQDKLFHLLVYTWLALLPMRGFATRSAAFTGVGAVILFGAGLEVAQAFVPLRQPSLADLIANIIGAGCGAWLGVRLKMRDYLKQIRMDQHYKLDGSRK
- a CDS encoding 3D domain-containing protein, giving the protein MRVMILMLIAFLFSGLWVQHQEVRQLRSQVDEQSIRLEGLEAELRSRGDISDLFTRFIVSNRKKILDLQRTRSLTVTAYSPRLQETDSTPHVTASNKPVRQGIVAVSRDLFDSGWVFGKKVYIKNFGIFTIDDLMAESKRNHIDIFMFDTQAALSFGKQVLTVSLVDM